The following proteins are co-located in the Mesorhizobium sp. M1E.F.Ca.ET.045.02.1.1 genome:
- a CDS encoding MFS transporter → MNRIIPLILAVALFMENMDSTVIATSLPAIAIDIHTSPIALKLALTAYLVSLAIFIPISGWMADRFGAKNVFRAAIAVFIAGSVACAFANSLPAFVVSRFLQGMGGAMMTPVGRLVLVRATPKNELVAAMSWLTVPALVGPLVGPPIGGFITTYFTWHWIFLINVPIGLAGIWLATRYLPETEATETPPLDFPGFVLSGLTASGIVFGLSVVSLPALPPIAGFITVAVGLVSGVLYLLHARRARNPLLALKLFRNQVFRSSVLGGSLFRIGIGAVPFLLPLMFQIGFGLTPFQSGMITFVSAIGAIGMKFVTALLFRLAGFRRVLILGSLVAAASIAIYGLFTPETPYALMLAILLVGGFIRSMFFTGVNALSYAEISAADTSKATPIVAVFQQLSIALGVALAGGILEVSTSIHGGPLTLGDFHIAFFIVAAVSAIASLTFMRLAPDAGSAVSGHGKLTTPKTLEAVGTAGK, encoded by the coding sequence TTGAACCGCATCATCCCGCTCATCCTGGCGGTCGCACTTTTCATGGAGAACATGGATTCGACCGTGATCGCGACCTCGCTGCCGGCGATCGCCATTGACATCCATACCAGCCCGATCGCGCTCAAGCTGGCGCTGACGGCCTATCTGGTGTCGCTGGCGATCTTCATTCCGATCAGCGGCTGGATGGCGGACCGGTTCGGAGCCAAGAACGTGTTCCGCGCCGCGATCGCCGTCTTCATCGCCGGTTCGGTCGCCTGCGCCTTTGCCAATTCGCTGCCGGCCTTCGTGGTGTCGCGCTTCCTGCAGGGCATGGGCGGCGCCATGATGACGCCGGTCGGGCGCCTGGTGCTGGTGCGCGCGACGCCGAAGAACGAACTCGTCGCGGCGATGTCGTGGTTGACGGTACCCGCGCTGGTCGGCCCGCTGGTCGGACCGCCGATCGGCGGCTTCATCACCACCTATTTCACCTGGCACTGGATCTTCCTGATCAACGTACCAATCGGGCTCGCCGGCATCTGGCTCGCCACCCGCTATTTGCCGGAAACCGAGGCCACCGAGACGCCGCCGCTCGATTTTCCCGGCTTCGTGCTCAGCGGGCTGACGGCATCCGGCATCGTTTTCGGCCTCTCCGTGGTCAGCCTGCCCGCTTTGCCGCCGATCGCCGGCTTCATCACGGTTGCCGTCGGCCTGGTTTCGGGCGTGCTTTACCTGCTGCACGCACGGCGCGCCAGGAACCCGCTGCTGGCGCTGAAGCTGTTCCGCAATCAGGTCTTCCGTTCCTCGGTGCTCGGCGGCTCGCTGTTCCGCATCGGCATCGGCGCGGTGCCGTTTCTGTTGCCGCTGATGTTCCAGATCGGCTTCGGGCTGACGCCGTTCCAGTCCGGCATGATCACCTTCGTTTCGGCGATCGGCGCCATCGGCATGAAATTCGTCACGGCGCTGCTCTTCCGCCTTGCAGGGTTCCGCCGGGTGCTGATCCTCGGCTCGCTGGTCGCGGCCGCCTCGATCGCCATCTATGGCCTGTTCACTCCCGAAACACCCTATGCGCTGATGCTGGCAATATTGTTGGTCGGAGGCTTCATCCGTTCGATGTTCTTCACCGGCGTCAACGCGCTGTCCTATGCCGAGATCTCCGCCGCCGACACCAGCAAGGCGACGCCGATCGTTGCCGTCTTCCAGCAGTTGTCGATTGCGCTCGGCGTGGCGCTGGCCGGCGGCATCCTCGAAGTGTCGACGTCGATCCATGGCGGGCCGCTGACACTCGGCGACTTCCACATCGCCTTCTTCATCGTCGCTGCCGTCTCGGCGATCGCCTCGCTCACCTTCATGCGGCTGGCGCCCGATGCCGGCAGCGCGGTGTCGGGACATGGCAAACTGACGACACCGAAGACGCTGGAGGCGGTGGGTACGGCGGGGAAGTAG
- a CDS encoding type II toxin-antitoxin system prevent-host-death family antitoxin: protein MDETVSAADANRRFSHILREVREGHSYVVTSHGRPVARIVPAEKHEGVASRSRAALLSRLQRQPIVDAGSWTRDELYEDDL, encoded by the coding sequence ATGGATGAAACCGTTTCGGCAGCCGATGCCAACCGCAGATTCTCTCACATTCTACGTGAGGTGCGCGAGGGCCACAGCTACGTCGTGACCAGCCATGGGCGGCCGGTGGCGCGGATCGTGCCTGCGGAAAAGCACGAGGGCGTGGCCTCCCGCTCGCGCGCGGCATTGCTGTCGCGCCTCCAACGGCAGCCGATCGTCGATGCCGGAAGCTGGACCCGCGATGAGCTTTATGAGGACGATCTGTGA
- the guaB gene encoding IMP dehydrogenase — MAKIIETSTGALALTFDDVLLQPGHSEVMPGQTDIRTRIAGDIDLNVPILSAAMDTVTEARLAIAMAQAGGIGVIHRNFTPAEQAEQVRQVKKFESGMVVNPVTIGPDATLADALALMRANGISGIPVVENGGTGGHTVGRLVGILTNRDVRFASDPSQKVYELMTRENLITVKENVDQDEAKRLLHKHRIEKLVVVDRKGNCVGLITVKDIEKSQLNPHATKDAQGRLRAAAATSVGDDGFERAERLIDAGVDLLVIDTAHGHSQRVLDAVTRAKKLSNSLRILAGNVATAEGTKALIDAGADAVKVGIGPGSICTTRIVAGVGVPQLSAIMSAAETAEKSGVTVIADGGIKYSGDLAKALAAGASAAMIGSLLAGTDESPGEVYLHQGRSFKAYRGMGSVGAMARGSADRYFQAEVRDTLKLVPEGIEGQVPYKGPVAGVLHQLAGGLKAAMGYVGGRDLAEFRERATFVRISNAGLRESHAHDVTITRESPNYPGGL, encoded by the coding sequence ATGGCAAAAATCATCGAGACGTCCACCGGCGCGTTGGCGCTGACCTTTGACGACGTGCTGTTGCAGCCTGGCCATTCCGAGGTCATGCCCGGCCAGACCGACATCCGCACCCGCATCGCCGGCGACATCGATCTCAACGTGCCGATCCTGTCGGCCGCCATGGACACCGTCACCGAGGCGAGGCTTGCGATCGCCATGGCACAGGCAGGCGGCATCGGCGTCATCCATCGCAATTTCACGCCGGCCGAGCAGGCCGAGCAGGTCAGGCAGGTGAAGAAATTCGAATCCGGCATGGTGGTCAATCCGGTCACCATCGGCCCGGACGCGACGCTCGCCGACGCGCTGGCGCTGATGCGCGCCAACGGCATTTCCGGCATTCCCGTGGTCGAGAACGGCGGCACCGGCGGTCACACGGTGGGCCGGCTGGTCGGCATCCTCACCAACCGAGACGTGCGCTTCGCCTCCGATCCGTCGCAGAAGGTCTACGAATTGATGACCCGTGAGAACCTGATCACGGTGAAGGAGAATGTCGACCAGGACGAGGCCAAGCGCCTCCTGCACAAGCACCGCATCGAGAAGCTGGTGGTGGTCGACCGGAAGGGCAATTGCGTCGGCCTGATCACCGTCAAGGACATCGAGAAGTCGCAGCTCAACCCACACGCCACCAAGGACGCGCAGGGAAGGCTGCGCGCCGCCGCCGCCACCAGCGTCGGCGACGACGGCTTCGAGCGCGCCGAGCGCCTGATCGACGCCGGCGTCGACCTTTTGGTCATCGACACCGCGCACGGCCATTCACAGCGCGTGCTGGATGCAGTGACGCGGGCGAAGAAGCTCTCCAATTCCCTGCGCATTCTGGCCGGCAACGTCGCCACCGCCGAAGGCACCAAGGCGCTGATCGATGCCGGCGCCGACGCCGTCAAGGTCGGTATCGGCCCCGGCTCGATCTGCACCACGCGCATCGTCGCCGGCGTCGGCGTGCCGCAGCTTTCGGCGATCATGTCGGCGGCGGAGACCGCCGAGAAGTCTGGTGTGACGGTGATTGCCGACGGCGGCATCAAATACTCAGGCGATCTCGCCAAGGCGCTCGCCGCCGGCGCAAGCGCCGCCATGATCGGCTCGCTGCTTGCCGGTACCGACGAGAGCCCGGGCGAGGTCTATCTGCATCAGGGTCGTTCCTTCAAGGCCTATCGCGGCATGGGCTCGGTCGGCGCGATGGCGCGCGGTTCGGCAGATCGCTACTTCCAGGCCGAGGTCCGCGACACCTTGAAACTCGTCCCGGAAGGCATTGAAGGCCAGGTTCCCTACAAAGGACCTGTGGCTGGCGTGCTGCACCAGCTTGCGGGCGGCCTAAAAGCCGCTATGGGTTATGTCGGTGGGCGCGATCTTGCCGAGTTCCGCGAACGCGCCACCTTTGTGCGCATATCAAACGCAGGACTTCGTGAAAGCCACGCCCATGACGTCACGATCACCCGCGAAAGCCCGAATTATCCGGGCGGACTTTGA
- a CDS encoding PIN domain-containing protein yields MKVAIDTNVLAYAEGVNNAQKRDVVLELLGNVPQEAAVVPVQVLGELFNVLVRKAGRSPQEAQEALLSWRDAFPVAGTTPEVMMMAVDLAADHRFGIWDAAILSTASQTGCRLLLSEDLQNGFTWGGVTVVNPFASPRHALLDALLGAE; encoded by the coding sequence GTGAAGGTCGCGATCGACACCAACGTCCTTGCCTATGCAGAGGGCGTTAACAACGCGCAGAAACGCGACGTCGTTCTCGAACTGCTAGGCAATGTCCCACAAGAGGCTGCCGTTGTTCCGGTCCAGGTGCTGGGGGAGCTGTTTAATGTCCTTGTCCGTAAGGCCGGAAGGTCGCCCCAGGAGGCTCAGGAGGCGCTGCTTAGCTGGCGCGACGCGTTCCCGGTTGCTGGAACGACGCCGGAAGTGATGATGATGGCCGTCGATCTTGCTGCGGACCATCGTTTCGGTATCTGGGATGCTGCAATTCTTTCCACTGCTTCGCAAACGGGTTGCCGGCTGCTCCTGTCAGAAGACCTGCAGAACGGCTTCACCTGGGGTGGTGTAACCGTGGTCAATCCTTTTGCGTCGCCACGTCACGCTTTGCTAGATGCTCTCCTGGGTGCGGAATAG
- a CDS encoding RlmE family RNA methyltransferase, whose product MTKKPEKPGSAGMRVLKTRIKKKSGLKESSRRWLERHMNDPYVQRSKADGYRSRAAYKLTEIDDKHHLLKPGMKVIDLGAAPGGWCQVAAARTKSTAENPHVVGIDYLEMDAVPGAVILRMDFLDPDAPQKLAEALGGQPDVVLSDMAAPTTGHRRTDHLRTMHLCEVAADFALQVLKPGGHFLAKTFQGGAENELLSRLKQNFRSVHHVKPPASRDESVELYLLAKEFKG is encoded by the coding sequence ATGACGAAGAAGCCGGAAAAGCCGGGTTCGGCCGGCATGCGCGTGCTGAAAACCAGGATCAAGAAGAAGAGCGGGCTGAAGGAATCTTCACGCCGCTGGCTCGAGCGCCACATGAACGATCCCTATGTGCAGCGCTCCAAGGCCGACGGCTACCGCTCCCGCGCCGCCTACAAGCTGACCGAGATCGACGACAAGCACCATCTGCTCAAGCCCGGCATGAAGGTGATCGACCTCGGTGCCGCCCCCGGCGGCTGGTGCCAGGTGGCGGCGGCGCGCACGAAGTCGACGGCGGAAAATCCGCATGTCGTCGGCATCGATTATCTCGAGATGGACGCTGTGCCGGGCGCCGTCATCCTGCGGATGGATTTCCTCGATCCGGACGCGCCGCAAAAGCTTGCCGAGGCGCTTGGCGGTCAGCCCGATGTCGTGCTGTCGGACATGGCGGCCCCCACCACCGGTCATCGTCGCACCGACCATCTGCGCACCATGCATCTGTGCGAGGTGGCGGCCGATTTCGCGCTGCAGGTGCTCAAGCCCGGCGGGCATTTCCTCGCCAAGACTTTTCAGGGCGGCGCCGAGAACGAACTCTTGTCGCGGCTCAAGCAGAATTTCCGCTCGGTCCATCATGTGAAGCCGCCGGCCTCGCGCGACGAGTCCGTGGAGCTTTACCTGCTGGCGAAGGAGTTCAAGGGCTAG